GAAATGGAATAATCTTTATTAGGCTGCTTATAAAAAATGCTAGGTGATGGCAACTCACATGCTCTCCAGAGTGTCGGTGGAGCTCTTCAGCTCCTTGGAGATGTACTCAATGCGCTTTCCGACATTCTGGCGCGactcctccagctcctgcttGACCAAAACGGGTCCGAAAAGCTTGTAGACCTTGTTGTCGGGGCCCAAAAGATTCAGCTCGTCCAGGACGCACTTGTTCTCGTTCAGTTGGCTTTCTAGCAGTGCCCGCTGCTTCACCATCTTGACGCAGGCTGTGCAGCAAGATATATGTGCATTTCATGTACATAAGTGAAAATTATCCACCAGATGGCCTGGCGTTTACTCACATTTTTGCAGGTTCTGGTATGACTCAACCTCGGTCTGAATCTTTTTGTACAACGCTGCGCTGTTCTTGTCCATTTTGGTTTAGTTACCGCAGGCGTTAAGTCAGAATTAAGTGTTTAATGAACAGTTGCTTCACTGGTTGTTAATAATTTTAACAAAATTCGGCTTTTGCATGTGAGTAAATCGTTCAGTGTGCCCAAATATGGTTTCCACtgaaaatgctgaaaaattTCTGTCGTTGCCACTTGGCTGTGATTTGCTTGTTTTACAGCACTGCCAATAACAGCTGTTGAAACGAAGGCTAATTATGTTTGTTCATTTAAATAActagcaacaaaaaaaaggaaattaagtAAGCAAATGCCTctagaaaatatttacactAAACGGAGAATCACATACATAAATTGAAGACAATTTATTTGAAGATTATCAAAACAGTGTTGACAAACCTCCAATGTCT
This portion of the Drosophila santomea strain STO CAGO 1482 chromosome 3L, Prin_Dsan_1.1, whole genome shotgun sequence genome encodes:
- the LOC120450109 gene encoding probable prefoldin subunit 6 codes for the protein MDKNSAALYKKIQTEVESYQNLQKSCVKMVKQRALLESQLNENKCVLDELNLLGPDNKVYKLFGPVLVKQELEESRQNVGKRIEYISKELKSSTDTLESMEKDMQKHQETMAKYQQQWQVAAAMK